In one Desulfoferula mesophila genomic region, the following are encoded:
- the dctP gene encoding TRAP transporter substrate-binding protein DctP: MRLGKKLMVLALVLMLGAAFVLPSMAANKPEFVWKVQSSWPRGSGLHYLQMRTLDFVEEWTNGRVKFERHSAGEIVPGYETWNAVQRGVLDAGLACTCYTMRKDWTSGMYCSAPGLGPVEKMAFYHGTKDVAGTKDYRTAVWKLLEKIGMEKFGVEIMPSAMQTTETFLYSTKPINSIKDLQSLKIRSVGVRGDVFKFAGCSVVGMPAGEVMPALERGVIDAAEFANFFGDVDLGFADVAKYIYLNPYSSAPSNLMFFINKDVWAKVPDDLKAQIREAAFESMKWSLSECLFLDFLKMKKAEQLGAKVATIPMEVGEYLDKKALEFYAKKAKEDPEMAEYMKYYDQFFNKEGYGKYVHFVNDLL; this comes from the coding sequence ATGAGACTTGGGAAAAAGCTGATGGTGCTGGCTCTGGTTCTTATGCTGGGGGCGGCCTTTGTTCTGCCGTCCATGGCGGCCAACAAGCCTGAGTTCGTCTGGAAGGTTCAGTCTTCCTGGCCCCGGGGCAGCGGTCTGCACTACCTGCAGATGCGGACCCTGGACTTCGTCGAAGAATGGACCAACGGCCGGGTGAAGTTCGAGCGGCACAGCGCCGGTGAGATCGTACCCGGTTATGAGACCTGGAACGCTGTGCAGCGCGGCGTGCTGGATGCCGGCCTGGCCTGCACCTGCTACACCATGCGTAAGGACTGGACCAGCGGCATGTATTGCTCCGCCCCCGGTCTGGGCCCGGTGGAGAAGATGGCCTTCTACCACGGCACCAAAGACGTGGCAGGCACCAAGGATTACCGCACAGCGGTTTGGAAACTGCTTGAAAAAATCGGCATGGAAAAGTTCGGCGTGGAGATCATGCCCAGCGCCATGCAGACCACTGAGACCTTCCTGTACTCCACCAAGCCGATCAACTCTATCAAGGACCTGCAGTCACTTAAGATTCGCTCGGTAGGCGTGCGCGGCGACGTGTTCAAGTTCGCCGGTTGTTCGGTAGTGGGCATGCCCGCCGGCGAGGTTATGCCCGCCTTGGAGCGCGGCGTCATAGATGCGGCCGAGTTTGCCAACTTCTTCGGCGACGTTGACCTGGGCTTCGCCGACGTGGCCAAGTACATCTACTTGAATCCCTACAGCTCCGCCCCTTCCAACCTGATGTTTTTCATCAACAAAGACGTCTGGGCCAAGGTGCCTGACGATCTGAAGGCTCAGATCAGGGAAGCGGCCTTCGAGTCCATGAAGTGGTCCCTGTCCGAGTGCCTGTTCCTGGACTTTTTGAAGATGAAGAAAGCCGAGCAGCTGGGCGCCAAGGTTGCCACCATTCCCATGGAGGTGGGTGAGTACCTGGACAAAAAGGCTCTGGAGTTCTACGCCAAGAAGGCAAAAGAGGATCCGGAGATGGCCGAGTACATGAAGTATTACGACCAGTTCTTCAACAAGGAAGGTTACGGCAAGTACGTGCATTTCGTGAACGACTTGCTCTAG
- a CDS encoding TRAP transporter small permease subunit: MTFTKIVDWISDWSGKTVSWLFLVLCITVAWDLIERRITGRATDWAFDVNYMIYGTNFMIAGAYTLLHNGHVRVDVLYNTFSVKTRAWLEVLFYVVFMLPMCVILLSSTWLDFMYSFEAREVSIQSSWHPAIWPYKFVMPLTFALILLQSLAELLKNIYTLAGRDQYVA, from the coding sequence ATGACATTTACCAAGATAGTCGACTGGATAAGCGATTGGAGCGGCAAGACTGTCTCCTGGCTGTTTCTGGTCCTGTGCATAACCGTGGCCTGGGACTTGATCGAGCGCAGGATCACCGGAAGAGCCACGGACTGGGCCTTTGATGTCAACTATATGATTTACGGCACCAACTTCATGATCGCCGGGGCCTACACCCTGCTGCACAACGGCCACGTGCGGGTGGACGTGCTGTACAACACCTTTTCCGTCAAGACCAGGGCCTGGTTGGAAGTGCTGTTCTACGTGGTGTTCATGTTGCCCATGTGCGTAATTCTGCTTTCATCCACCTGGTTGGATTTCATGTACTCCTTCGAGGCCCGCGAGGTGTCTATTCAAAGCTCCTGGCACCCGGCCATCTGGCCCTATAAGTTCGTGATGCCCCTGACCTTCGCTCTCATACTGCTCCAGTCCTTAGCCGAATTACTCAAAAACATCTACACCTTGGCTGGGAGGGATCAGTATGTCGCTTAA
- a CDS encoding TRAP transporter large permease, with product MSLNEVYAILMVCMLLGGVIIGFPVAFMLGALGVLFGTLAYGFNAASYQAALSTYGVMSGWSLLAIPLFVFMGVVLEKAELADRLYTGLRLLLGPIRGGLAISTMALATMFAACTGIAGASVIAIGLIALPSMLRFGYDKKLASGAICAGGGLGVIIPPSIMMILYGPQAGVSIAKLFMAAVFPGLIMAGLYIVYMIVICGVKPQLGPPVFKEEAAQYSKKDIAKLLLVAGVPPVGLVIAVLGSIFFGWAAPTEAASLGALGALIITGFYGKLNLKMMKETVFSALKISTFIMWLVLGAKYFMSTFNKLGGGNLIGDMLLSVDLGPTGLLILMLGLIFILGMFMDWIGILLVVIPIFVPIVKTMGWDPLWFAMLFCITLQISYITPPFAYSIFYLKGIAPPDVKLTDIYRGCIPFIIIQFVALLILYLWPSLATYLPAIMRS from the coding sequence ATGTCGCTTAATGAAGTATATGCCATCCTGATGGTCTGCATGCTCTTGGGCGGCGTGATCATCGGTTTCCCGGTGGCCTTCATGTTAGGCGCCCTGGGAGTGTTGTTCGGGACCTTGGCCTATGGTTTCAATGCGGCGAGTTATCAAGCGGCCTTGAGCACTTACGGTGTCATGTCCGGCTGGTCGCTGCTGGCCATTCCCTTGTTTGTTTTCATGGGAGTTGTACTGGAAAAAGCCGAGTTGGCGGACCGGTTATACACTGGCCTGCGCCTGTTGTTGGGGCCCATACGCGGCGGCTTGGCCATATCCACCATGGCCTTGGCCACCATGTTTGCCGCTTGCACCGGCATCGCCGGGGCCTCGGTAATCGCCATCGGCCTTATCGCCCTGCCGTCCATGCTGAGGTTCGGTTATGACAAAAAGCTGGCCTCCGGAGCCATCTGCGCCGGCGGCGGTTTAGGTGTGATCATTCCCCCCAGCATCATGATGATCCTCTACGGACCCCAGGCCGGGGTATCCATTGCCAAACTGTTTATGGCCGCGGTTTTCCCGGGCTTGATCATGGCTGGGCTCTATATCGTTTATATGATCGTTATTTGCGGGGTTAAACCCCAATTGGGTCCCCCTGTCTTCAAGGAAGAGGCGGCCCAATACTCTAAAAAGGATATAGCCAAGTTGCTGCTGGTGGCCGGGGTACCGCCAGTGGGGTTGGTCATTGCGGTTTTGGGAAGCATCTTTTTTGGCTGGGCCGCGCCCACCGAGGCAGCGTCCTTGGGCGCTTTGGGCGCGCTTATCATCACCGGTTTCTACGGCAAGCTTAACCTGAAGATGATGAAGGAAACCGTTTTTAGCGCCCTCAAGATCAGCACCTTCATCATGTGGCTGGTATTAGGGGCAAAATACTTCATGTCCACCTTCAACAAGCTTGGGGGAGGCAACCTTATCGGCGACATGCTGCTTTCAGTGGATTTGGGCCCCACCGGCTTGTTGATCTTGATGTTGGGCCTGATATTCATCTTGGGCATGTTCATGGACTGGATCGGCATTCTGCTGGTGGTTATCCCCATTTTTGTTCCCATCGTAAAGACCATGGGTTGGGATCCGCTGTGGTTCGCCATGCTGTTCTGCATAACCTTGCAAATTTCATATATAACCCCTCCATTCGCCTATTCGATCTTTTACTTGAAGGGAATCGCGCCTCCAGACGTAAAGCTGACCGACATCTACCGGGGATGTATTCCCTTTATCATCATCCAGTTTGTGGCTCTTTTGATCCTCTACTTATGGCCCTCGCTGGCAACCTATCTGCCCGCGATCATGAGGTCCTAA
- a CDS encoding enoyl-CoA hydratase-related protein, whose protein sequence is MAYKYILTEVKDNIGILALNQPDKMNALGAAVEREITDCLKTWADGKEVKVVILKANGKVFCSGHDRLEVRDGTPSSIRALFQTSYDMMTCMRSVRMPIIAQVHGIAMAGGCHLVAGCDLAVAAEQGAKFGMTGLKIGYNCSTPTVAVSRAVGSKKCLEMLFTGNLYTAQESMEMGLINRVVPDDKLEEETFALAKEIAKGSRITLGISKQVFYGQIEMTEDQAYHYAKEMMAIAALLPDAQEGFTAGIEKREPNFPEE, encoded by the coding sequence ATGGCTTACAAATACATCCTGACTGAGGTCAAGGACAATATCGGCATCTTGGCTCTGAACCAGCCGGACAAGATGAACGCCTTGGGCGCGGCGGTGGAAAGGGAGATTACCGACTGCCTCAAAACCTGGGCGGATGGCAAGGAAGTCAAGGTAGTTATCCTCAAGGCCAACGGCAAGGTCTTCTGTTCGGGGCACGACCGGTTGGAGGTGCGCGACGGCACGCCCTCCTCTATCCGCGCTCTTTTCCAGACCTCTTACGACATGATGACCTGCATGCGCTCGGTGCGCATGCCCATCATTGCTCAGGTGCACGGCATTGCCATGGCCGGCGGTTGCCACCTGGTGGCCGGCTGCGACCTGGCGGTGGCCGCCGAACAGGGCGCTAAGTTCGGCATGACCGGTCTGAAGATCGGCTACAACTGCTCTACCCCCACGGTGGCGGTGAGCCGGGCGGTGGGCTCGAAGAAATGCCTGGAAATGCTTTTCACCGGTAACCTTTACACCGCCCAAGAGTCCATGGAAATGGGCCTGATCAACCGGGTGGTGCCCGATGACAAACTGGAAGAAGAGACCTTTGCTTTGGCCAAGGAGATCGCCAAGGGCTCGCGCATTACGTTGGGCATATCCAAGCAGGTTTTCTACGGTCAGATCGAGATGACCGAGGACCAGGCCTATCATTACGCCAAGGAAATGATGGCCATTGCCGCACTGCTGCCCGATGCCCAGGAGGGGTTCACCGCCGGTATCGAGAAACGAGAGCCTAACTTCCCGGAAGAATAG
- a CDS encoding sigma-54 interaction domain-containing protein produces the protein MSEHPFLIFVILWSRQKTNMFSLPETIPFSQGAEHLERTPTNGTALLNWDKTGHLKSLNTKAVELLGLDPKQCLGQAAPELLSCGKLLSFLQEAPDKGKIMQVNGQDCYVCLEQMQGPEQGSTLILRPGQEQIDEYLQKEFTYLLDNSYDGIIVADNLRILKVNSSFGRITGVSPSLLVGRYIDKLDATKHVCLAALVEVIRLTRHHKKTITLQRKLRSGNEIFVTCNPVFNQRQQVDRVVINVRDIKELKKLEDQIKKLSVLRREGETPQQHHAALGEIVAESPSMKRLLQLVLRVSQVNSTVLLSGESGTGKDVVARLIHRISCCNKEPFVSVNCGAVPENLLESEFFGYEKGAFTSASRTGKPGLFEQANGGTFFLDEVGELPLNLQVKLLKVIQDQSCRRLGSTRNIDLNIRFIAASNRDLRKMVAEGQFREDLFYRLYVVPINIDPLRQRRDDILPLAIMFLKEFNEKYGTSRSLGHELISILESYNWPGNVRELQNVIERLVVTADSDILRAHHLPNSIYQEALEDGVYWWVGENLNLRQARDALERQMIQKAVAKTGNARKASHLLGIDHSTVVRKAQRLGLNLKSVASKSQQKNQP, from the coding sequence TTGTCGGAGCATCCCTTCCTGATTTTCGTAATACTTTGGAGCAGACAAAAAACAAATATGTTCTCTCTGCCAGAAACTATACCGTTTTCGCAGGGGGCAGAACATCTTGAGCGCACACCAACAAACGGCACCGCCCTTTTGAACTGGGATAAAACGGGGCATTTAAAAAGCCTCAATACCAAGGCAGTCGAACTGCTGGGCCTGGACCCCAAACAATGCCTGGGCCAGGCCGCGCCAGAGCTGCTGTCTTGCGGCAAGCTATTGTCTTTTCTGCAAGAAGCCCCCGATAAGGGCAAAATCATGCAGGTCAATGGACAGGATTGCTATGTCTGCCTAGAGCAAATGCAAGGCCCGGAGCAGGGATCGACGCTGATTTTGCGGCCAGGTCAGGAGCAGATAGACGAATACCTGCAAAAGGAGTTCACCTACCTGCTGGACAACTCCTACGACGGTATCATCGTGGCTGATAACCTCAGAATCCTTAAGGTAAACTCCAGCTTCGGTCGAATAACCGGAGTGTCGCCCAGCCTTTTGGTGGGGAGATATATCGATAAGCTAGACGCCACCAAACATGTGTGCCTAGCCGCCTTGGTCGAAGTTATCCGCCTGACCCGTCATCACAAGAAAACCATCACCTTGCAGCGTAAGCTGCGCTCGGGAAACGAGATTTTTGTCACCTGCAACCCGGTATTCAACCAAAGACAACAGGTGGACCGTGTAGTCATAAATGTGCGGGATATCAAAGAATTAAAGAAACTAGAAGATCAGATCAAAAAGCTTTCGGTGCTTCGGCGGGAGGGCGAGACCCCGCAGCAACACCACGCGGCCCTGGGCGAAATCGTTGCCGAAAGCCCATCAATGAAGCGGCTTCTGCAGCTGGTGCTCAGGGTGAGCCAGGTTAATTCCACCGTATTGCTGAGCGGCGAGAGCGGAACGGGCAAGGACGTTGTCGCCAGGCTGATTCATAGGATAAGCTGTTGTAACAAAGAGCCTTTCGTCTCGGTAAACTGCGGGGCGGTGCCTGAAAACCTGTTGGAGAGCGAGTTTTTCGGTTATGAGAAGGGGGCCTTTACCTCGGCCAGTCGCACCGGCAAACCCGGGCTTTTTGAACAGGCCAACGGTGGGACCTTCTTTTTGGACGAGGTGGGAGAGCTTCCCCTGAACCTGCAGGTCAAGTTATTGAAAGTAATACAAGATCAAAGCTGCCGCCGCTTGGGAAGCACGCGCAATATCGACCTCAACATCCGCTTTATCGCCGCCTCCAACCGGGATCTACGCAAAATGGTGGCCGAGGGTCAGTTCCGCGAAGACCTTTTTTACCGCCTCTATGTGGTGCCCATAAACATCGATCCTCTTCGCCAAAGGCGCGACGACATCCTGCCCCTGGCCATAATGTTCCTCAAGGAGTTCAATGAAAAATACGGGACCAGCCGCAGCCTGGGCCATGAATTGATATCAATTTTGGAGTCTTACAACTGGCCGGGCAATGTGCGCGAGCTGCAAAACGTTATTGAGCGCCTGGTGGTCACCGCTGACAGCGATATCCTTCGTGCCCATCATCTGCCCAACTCCATATACCAAGAAGCGTTGGAAGATGGCGTTTACTGGTGGGTCGGCGAAAATCTGAACCTTCGCCAAGCGCGCGACGCCTTGGAGCGCCAGATGATACAAAAGGCGGTCGCCAAAACCGGCAATGCCCGCAAGGCGTCTCATTTGCTCGGGATTGACCACAGTACGGTGGTGCGCAAAGCCCAACGTCTGGGCCTCAATCTCAAATCGGTGGCTTCCAAGAGTCAACAGAAGAATCAGCCATAA
- a CDS encoding IS3 family transposase (programmed frameshift) has product MRRTRFSETQIVKILKEVEGGRTAKEVCREYGVSSATYYKWKSKYGGMEASDIVRLKELEEENRRLKQMYADLSLENRALKDVIGKKNIRPAGRRDLAKFMCKEHGLSIRRACRALRLSRSVYAYRPKPRDDGPIIEALTSLADKYPRYGFAKLFQVIRRDGHGWNHKRVYRVYCALKLNLRRKGKKRLPTRDPQPLAVPDLANICWSVDFMSDALYGGQRFRTFNVVDDFNREALAIEVDVNLPAQRIIRVLERIAAWRGYPSRLRLDNGPELVSVAMAQWAEEHSIDLGFTQPGKPTQNSYIERFNRTYREEVLDLYIFSRLSEVREITDRWLKEYNEERPHESLGNLTPAEYLAINSPEVSTVDWH; this is encoded by the exons ATGCGCAGGACCAGATTCAGCGAAACTCAGATCGTCAAAATTCTGAAAGAGGTGGAAGGGGGCAGGACCGCCAAGGAGGTCTGCCGGGAATACGGTGTCAGCAGCGCCACCTACTACAAATGGAAGTCCAAGTACGGGGGCATGGAGGCCTCGGACATCGTCCGGCTCAAGGAGCTTGAAGAAGAAAACAGGCGTCTAAAGCAGATGTACGCCGACTTGAGCCTTGAGAATCGGGCTCTGAAGGACGTCATCG GAAAGAAAAATATAAGGCCAGCGGGTCGGCGCGATCTGGCTAAGTTCATGTGCAAAGAGCACGGTCTGAGCATTCGCCGGGCCTGCCGCGCCCTGAGGCTGAGCCGGTCGGTTTATGCCTACCGACCCAAGCCCCGCGACGATGGTCCGATCATCGAGGCGCTGACTTCGCTGGCAGACAAATATCCCAGATACGGCTTTGCCAAACTGTTTCAAGTAATTCGGCGGGATGGACATGGCTGGAATCACAAGCGGGTGTACCGAGTGTACTGCGCCCTGAAGCTAAACCTTCGCAGGAAGGGTAAGAAGCGCCTGCCTACTCGTGATCCCCAGCCGCTTGCAGTGCCGGATCTGGCCAATATCTGCTGGTCGGTGGACTTCATGAGCGATGCCCTGTATGGCGGCCAGCGATTCAGGACCTTTAATGTGGTGGATGATTTCAATCGAGAGGCCCTGGCCATAGAGGTGGACGTCAATCTCCCCGCCCAAAGGATAATCCGAGTGCTGGAGCGTATCGCTGCCTGGCGGGGCTACCCGTCCAGGCTGAGGCTGGACAACGGCCCGGAGCTGGTCAGTGTAGCTATGGCCCAATGGGCCGAGGAGCATAGTATCGATTTGGGTTTCACTCAGCCCGGCAAGCCCACCCAGAATTCATACATTGAACGCTTCAACCGGACCTATCGGGAAGAGGTGCTGGACCTTTACATATTTTCCCGTCTAAGCGAGGTGCGGGAAATCACGGATCGCTGGCTCAAGGAGTACAACGAGGAACGCCCTCATGAGTCCCTCGGCAACCTGACACCAGCCGAATACCTCGCTATAAATTCACCTGAAGTTTCTACTGTTGACTGGCACTAA
- a CDS encoding uroporphyrinogen decarboxylase family protein, which translates to MGLGQADPQPKPLITFGMVMLPAIFGCEIVYEEAALPWAMPMNLSAEECDKLQKPDLTKAEPMATVLKQIEHLKGKYGKVVGDINVTGVQNLALKLRGEELYMDYYEEPEFAHRLLTFCSECIIDLWKFVYPITGTGAVDVTPMCDPTIFCVPNCTVEQISGDTYEEFGLPYDNMLGEACHPFGIHHCGSLDPVVEHYAKVKNLVFVEAGFGTDFAAARKILGPEVAFNARISPVLMKNGSAEEVAATVKDAIDQGAPLSNYSIDTVGLTDGVPDENVRAARRTAMEFGKIS; encoded by the coding sequence GTGGGCCTGGGCCAGGCCGACCCCCAGCCCAAGCCCCTGATCACCTTCGGCATGGTGATGCTGCCGGCCATCTTCGGCTGCGAGATCGTCTACGAGGAGGCGGCCCTGCCCTGGGCCATGCCCATGAACCTCTCGGCCGAAGAGTGCGACAAGCTCCAAAAACCCGACCTGACCAAGGCCGAGCCCATGGCCACGGTGCTCAAGCAAATAGAGCACCTCAAGGGCAAGTACGGCAAAGTGGTGGGCGACATCAACGTCACCGGCGTGCAGAACCTGGCCCTCAAGCTCCGGGGCGAGGAGCTGTACATGGACTACTACGAGGAGCCGGAGTTCGCCCACCGGCTGCTCACCTTCTGCTCCGAGTGCATCATAGACCTGTGGAAATTCGTCTACCCCATCACCGGCACCGGCGCGGTGGACGTGACCCCCATGTGCGACCCCACCATCTTCTGCGTGCCCAACTGCACCGTGGAGCAGATCAGCGGCGACACCTACGAGGAGTTTGGCCTGCCCTACGACAACATGCTGGGCGAGGCCTGCCATCCCTTTGGCATCCACCACTGCGGCAGCCTGGACCCGGTGGTGGAGCATTACGCCAAGGTCAAGAACCTGGTGTTCGTGGAGGCCGGCTTTGGCACCGATTTCGCGGCGGCCCGTAAGATTTTGGGGCCCGAGGTGGCCTTCAACGCCCGCATCAGCCCGGTGCTCATGAAAAACGGCAGCGCCGAGGAAGTGGCGGCCACGGTCAAGGACGCCATCGACCAGGGCGCCCCCCTGAGCAACTATTCCATAGACACCGTGGGGCTCACCGACGGGGTGCCCGACGAGAACGTGCGCGCCGCCCGCCGCACGGCCATGGAATTCGGAAAGATATCCTAG
- a CDS encoding dihydropteroate synthase, producing the protein MKTVISSPSREVIIGHDQPVVMIGERINPTGRKKLAAALEAGDMSLVQSEAQKQVAAGAQVLDVNVGVSGADEKDLMLQALQAITEVVDVPLCIDSAKPEVLAAGLEAYKGKALVNSVNGEEAKLKEVLPLVAAHKAAVVALTMDDHGIPTDVPTRLAIADKIVNEAAKLGIPLEDIVIDPLAMSVAADDAAGLAALSALAGIKGKLGVNQTIGASNVSYGLPDRKAINATFLAMAVMSGLTCPITDPTVWPVRRTLLISDLLTGKDEYAMNYITAYREQFPEED; encoded by the coding sequence ATGAAGACCGTAATCAGCAGCCCCAGCCGGGAAGTCATCATCGGCCACGACCAGCCGGTGGTGATGATCGGCGAGCGCATCAACCCCACGGGCCGCAAGAAGCTGGCCGCCGCCTTGGAAGCCGGCGACATGAGCCTGGTGCAGAGCGAGGCCCAAAAGCAGGTGGCCGCCGGAGCCCAGGTGTTGGACGTCAACGTGGGCGTGTCGGGCGCGGACGAAAAGGATCTCATGCTGCAAGCTTTGCAGGCCATCACCGAAGTGGTGGACGTGCCGCTTTGCATCGACTCGGCCAAGCCCGAGGTTTTGGCCGCTGGTCTGGAGGCCTACAAGGGCAAAGCCCTGGTCAACTCGGTGAACGGCGAGGAGGCCAAACTAAAGGAAGTGCTGCCCCTGGTGGCCGCGCACAAGGCGGCGGTGGTGGCCCTGACCATGGACGACCACGGCATCCCCACCGACGTGCCCACCCGCCTGGCCATCGCCGACAAGATCGTAAACGAGGCGGCCAAGCTGGGCATCCCCTTGGAGGACATCGTCATCGACCCCCTGGCCATGAGCGTGGCCGCCGACGACGCCGCCGGGTTGGCCGCTTTGAGCGCCCTGGCGGGCATCAAGGGGAAGCTGGGCGTCAACCAGACCATCGGAGCCAGCAACGTTTCCTATGGTCTGCCCGACCGCAAGGCCATCAACGCCACCTTCCTGGCCATGGCGGTCATGTCCGGGCTTACCTGCCCCATCACCGACCCCACCGTTTGGCCCGTCCGCCGGACCCTGTTGATCAGCGACCTTCTGACCGGCAAGGACGAGTACGCCATGAACTATATCACCGCCTACCGGGAACAATTCCCGGAAGAAGACTAG
- a CDS encoding cobalamin B12-binding domain-containing protein produces MADLQAIKEAVSKGKRKDIAGLVQTALDDGADPNTIINNYMIEAMKEVGARFEAKKIFVPEMMIAARTMQTGLDVIKPLLEAQGSQKETVGTVVIGTVFGDLHDIGKNLVVLMLESSGFEVFNIGENVPPEKFVEKAKEHGADIVGLSSLLTTGDPHLKATIEAVKASDLADKVKVVCGGAAVTRKFAVDQCGADGHATDAVDAVKTIKQLMGLN; encoded by the coding sequence GTGGCTGACTTGCAGGCAATCAAGGAAGCGGTAAGCAAGGGCAAGCGCAAGGACATCGCCGGGCTGGTGCAGACCGCCCTGGACGACGGTGCGGACCCCAACACCATCATCAACAACTACATGATCGAGGCCATGAAAGAGGTGGGCGCGCGCTTCGAGGCCAAGAAGATCTTCGTGCCCGAAATGATGATCGCCGCCCGCACCATGCAGACCGGGCTGGACGTGATCAAGCCCTTGCTGGAGGCCCAGGGCTCCCAGAAGGAGACCGTGGGCACCGTGGTCATCGGCACGGTGTTCGGCGACCTGCACGACATCGGCAAGAACCTGGTGGTGCTGATGCTGGAAAGCTCGGGCTTCGAGGTGTTCAACATCGGCGAGAACGTGCCGCCCGAGAAGTTCGTGGAAAAGGCCAAGGAGCATGGCGCCGACATCGTGGGCCTCTCCAGCCTGCTGACCACCGGCGACCCCCACTTGAAGGCCACCATCGAGGCGGTCAAGGCCAGCGATTTGGCCGACAAGGTCAAGGTGGTCTGCGGCGGCGCGGCGGTGACCCGCAAGTTCGCGGTGGACCAGTGCGGCGCCGACGGCCACGCCACCGACGCGGTGGACGCGGTCAAGACCATCAAACAGCTCATGGGCCTCAACTAG